A portion of the Streptomyces platensis genome contains these proteins:
- a CDS encoding DUF7342 family protein, which produces MIDVLVVDDDVHVAKINAAYVAKIEGFRVSCLAHTAAEALTALETHPVDLILLDHYLPDRTGLQLVSELRRRGLLTDVIMVTAARDIATVQAAMRHGALQYLVKPFTFAGLRSKLEGYAALHRTFAGGGQAEQSEVDRIFGALGAANAGSAELPKGHSTATADRVRLVLRSADAPLSAQDVALQASLSRQTAQRYLKLLERAGRVRLTLRYGETGRPEHRYEWV; this is translated from the coding sequence ATGATCGACGTACTGGTCGTGGACGACGATGTGCACGTCGCGAAGATCAATGCGGCATACGTCGCCAAAATCGAGGGGTTCCGTGTCAGTTGCCTCGCGCACACCGCTGCGGAAGCCCTCACCGCCCTCGAGACGCACCCTGTCGACCTGATCCTCCTGGACCACTACCTCCCCGACAGAACGGGCCTTCAACTGGTCAGCGAGCTGCGGCGTCGCGGTCTGCTCACCGACGTGATCATGGTGACTGCGGCGCGCGATATCGCCACTGTGCAGGCAGCGATGCGCCACGGGGCGTTGCAGTACCTCGTCAAGCCATTCACCTTCGCGGGCCTGCGCTCCAAGTTGGAGGGTTACGCGGCACTGCACCGCACGTTTGCGGGCGGCGGGCAGGCGGAGCAGTCCGAAGTGGACCGGATCTTCGGGGCGTTGGGAGCCGCCAACGCCGGCTCCGCCGAATTGCCGAAGGGGCACTCCACCGCCACCGCCGACCGCGTCCGCTTGGTGCTGCGCTCCGCGGACGCCCCGCTGTCCGCGCAAGACGTCGCCCTACAGGCCAGCCTGAGTCGGCAGACCGCCCAGCGCTACCTCAAACTCTTGGAACGCGCCGGGCGGGTGCGCCTCACACTCAGGTACGGCGAGACCGGTCGCCCCGAGCACCGCTACGAGTGGGTCTAG
- a CDS encoding ATP-binding protein, translating to MVQLAIAAGVTALATGLFLAPLSAQLDDQAMRRALAIAQTTAAETHLDDALESSRPTRHGPVQNEAERIRAATGAEYVVIMDKRGVRWSHTDPDEIGRHVSTDPSAALSGQDVMQIDEGTLGRSARGKVPLRDEDGKVVGAVSVGIAYESVQERLLSTVPQLLAYAGGTLAVGALAAYLVSRRLQRRTHDLAFSDISALLAEREAMLHGIREGFLALDKHGRIRLMNDEAQRLLDLRAEDTGRSLEAALPPGRTTDVLAGRVSGADLLAVSGQRVLVANRMPTDDGGAVVTLRDRTELERLGRELDGTRGLIDALRAQDHEHANRLHTLLGLLELGLHEEAVEFVTQAVGVHRVTAEQVTERVHDPLLAALLVGKATVATERGVSLSVSPDTHLPDRLVDPPSLVTILGNLVDNALDATSGERDAQLEAEIRADGRTAVVRVSDNGPGVPEERRAEIFTEGWTTKEPPAHGQRGIGLALVRRLAERYGGSAEVGERPGGGAVFTVTVPDALSEELPEPRETAPQNATRDTHATRWAVARSRRPEDATEAGR from the coding sequence ATGGTTCAGCTAGCCATCGCTGCCGGTGTCACCGCACTGGCAACCGGCCTGTTCCTTGCCCCGCTCAGTGCGCAGCTCGACGACCAGGCGATGCGCCGCGCTCTCGCGATAGCGCAGACCACCGCGGCTGAGACACACCTCGACGACGCCCTGGAGTCCTCCCGCCCGACGCGCCATGGACCTGTGCAGAACGAGGCAGAGCGGATTCGCGCCGCCACCGGCGCCGAGTACGTGGTGATCATGGACAAGCGGGGTGTGCGCTGGTCCCACACCGACCCTGACGAGATCGGGCGGCATGTCTCGACTGATCCGAGCGCCGCGCTCTCCGGCCAGGACGTCATGCAGATCGACGAGGGCACCCTCGGCCGGTCCGCGCGCGGAAAGGTCCCGCTCCGCGACGAGGACGGCAAGGTCGTGGGAGCCGTCTCCGTCGGCATCGCGTACGAAAGCGTGCAGGAACGGCTGCTCTCCACCGTTCCCCAGCTGCTCGCCTACGCGGGAGGGACACTCGCCGTGGGCGCTCTCGCCGCCTATCTCGTTTCCCGCCGCCTCCAGCGCCGCACCCATGACCTGGCCTTCTCTGACATCTCCGCGTTGCTGGCCGAGCGGGAGGCGATGCTGCACGGCATCCGTGAGGGGTTCCTCGCGCTCGACAAGCACGGGCGCATCCGTCTCATGAATGACGAGGCGCAGCGCCTCCTGGATCTCCGCGCCGAGGACACCGGACGCTCCCTGGAAGCAGCCCTGCCGCCGGGCCGCACCACCGATGTTCTGGCCGGTCGGGTGTCGGGGGCGGACCTGCTGGCCGTCAGTGGGCAGCGAGTCCTGGTGGCGAACCGCATGCCGACCGATGACGGCGGTGCTGTGGTCACCCTGCGCGACCGCACCGAACTGGAGCGGCTGGGGCGCGAGCTGGACGGCACCCGTGGCCTCATCGACGCTCTCCGCGCCCAGGACCACGAGCACGCCAACCGGCTGCACACCTTGCTCGGTCTGCTCGAACTCGGGCTGCATGAGGAAGCCGTCGAGTTTGTGACACAGGCTGTGGGGGTGCATCGCGTGACCGCCGAGCAGGTCACCGAGCGCGTCCACGATCCGCTGCTCGCCGCCCTCCTGGTGGGCAAGGCCACCGTCGCCACCGAGCGCGGCGTCTCCTTGAGCGTCTCTCCCGATACCCACCTGCCCGACCGTCTGGTCGACCCGCCCAGCCTGGTCACCATCCTTGGGAACCTCGTCGACAACGCCTTGGACGCCACATCGGGTGAGCGCGACGCCCAACTGGAGGCGGAGATCCGCGCTGACGGCCGGACCGCTGTGGTGCGTGTCAGCGACAACGGACCGGGCGTGCCCGAGGAACGTCGCGCGGAAATCTTCACCGAGGGATGGACGACCAAGGAGCCACCCGCCCACGGGCAGCGCGGCATCGGCCTGGCGCTCGTTCGCAGACTCGCCGAGCGCTACGGAGGCAGCGCCGAGGTCGGCGAGCGCCCCGGTGGCGGTGCGGTATTCACCGTGACGGTCCCCGACGCACTGTCCGAGGAGCTTCCCGAGCCCCGTGAAACAGCCCCGCAGAATGCAACCCGGGACACCCACGCCACCAGATGGGCTGTAGCACGCTCTCGCCGCCCCGAAGATGCCACGGAGGCGGGCCGATGA